The Oryzias latipes chromosome 11, ASM223467v1 nucleotide sequence ACACATGTGCAGCCTCCTTTTATTCTAGAATGAGTCATCAGAATGTAAATTATTCCTAAGCACGACCAAAATAAACATCCCTTTAGTCATATAAAACATCTTGCTATCTTTTGACCAAACATGGATCAGTGATCTGCTGCTAAATGCTCTTTttctcagttttgtttttttccactccTATAAAGTGCTGGAATTCCTTTAGaaaatttatttctgttttgagaATTGTGACAAATCTGGTGCAGTCTTTTTCCCCCCGCTATGCTTCCGCCTATGATTTAGCTACAACTGTACAGCAGGTCAACAGCCTCCTCTATCTGTTCTCCTCTTGTAGCACATGTGGTTCCTCGGGACACTGGGAGTGTGAGAAGAATGCTTGTCTGATCGAGGCCGACATCATCCATGCAGTCAATAGAGGAAACTATGGGTAAGAGACAAACATAGCACACAAGCATTCATGCAGACAGTGCCAGTTGGATCTTTGCGTTCATGCTCCAGAGCATTCATGTGTGTTTCATACCTTTTTAGGTGGAAGGCAGCAAACTACAGTCAGTTTTTTGGCATGTCTTTGGATGAAGGCATCCGTTACCGCCTGGGAACACAGAGACCCTCAAGGACTGTCATGAACATGAACGAGATTCAGGTATGATCTGATAGACAAACAGATAGACTTATTGATTGATCAAATGATTGATTAAGTGGAAGAATGGGTGCatggattgattgattgattgtttgGTTGATTGATCAGTGTGTTGATAGCTTTGTAGGAGGGTCAATAGATTGATCAGTCTGTACAtagatgaaaggatggatgaacATGAGGGTGAATTGATTGATTGGCAGGTTGGTAAGTGGGTTGATAGATTAATTGATACATAgttaaatgaatggatgaatggctGGGTGGCTGCACTGTggaacagtggttagcactcttgcctcacagcaagaatgcCCCCCGTTCAAGTCCTGGCCGGggaacctgaaacagaacatcaacgggggacctttccgtgtggagtttgcatgttctccccatgcatgcgtgggttctcttttggacggcttcctcccaccatccaaaaacatgcttcataggtcaattggcaactctaaattgtccataggtgtgagtgtgaaagTAAATGGGTgcgtgattgtggccctgcgaaagactggcaacctgtccaggatgtcccctgtctttgcccacaagtggccaggataggctctggcagcgctgtgaccctgaaagggataaaacggaagatgaatgaatgactgggTGGATTGTTTGGTAAGTAGGTAGATATAATAATTGAACAGTAAATAGGTTGATGGCGGAATGGATGGTTGGATtgattgtttgcttgttttgttgatgGGTGGGGTGGTACAGGGGTTGATAAAGTAATTAATTAAtggaaagatgaatgaatgaatgagtggtTGGACTGCTTGGTTGATTGGTACGTAATTTGTGGGTTGATAGATCAATTAATccatggatagatggatgaatgaatgggtgGATTGGCTGGTTGATTGGTAGATTCGAAGTTGGGTCTATAGATAAATTTATGCacagatagatggatgaataggtgggtGTATTGATCCATTGGCTGTTTGGTTGTAGATGGGTAGGTTGGTAGATTGGTACATGGGTCAATAGATTAACTGATGCGTAgttagatggatggattgatccATAGATGGATtctcaataaaaaatgaaaaatgaaaggatggatggatagatggatgggtggatgcatgAATCCAATTTCACAGTTTATAAGCATTTCTGTGGCTTAACAAACTTGAGagctgtccatccatccatcttcctcccctTATCCgagaccgggtcgcgggggcagcagtctaagcgcttccctcgccccggccacttcctccagctccttcgggggggtggtggtggtgggcggcagaggcgttcccaggccagccgggagacgtagtctctcctgTGTGTCCTGCATCTTCTCCGGGGCCTCCAGCTATCGAATAACATTGCTGAAATATTCATCTTTACAAATACAGAGCTCTATCTAAGGTAGACAAACTCTGAATGTGAATTAACATCTGCCTGGTCAGATTTTCTTAGTTTTGGTTCTTTATCTTCTGCAAATGACAGGAAATAAACACCGACATAAGTGTTTTTGTGTAAGAGGGCAAAACAACCGACTCTTTTCATGCATCAAGCTGGTGAATGAGACATCAACTATTGTATGGTCTGGTAGTTCTactctttgtattttttgaaagcTCTAACAGTTGTTTTGTGACTCGAGTAAATGGTTCAATAACTAGTTTTGAGATTTCTTAACTGCAGCATAAACTTAATTCAGTAAATTATggtcccattaaaaaaaaaaaaaaaaagacaattgagCAGCGTATTTCTCTAGGCGTGGCTGCCTAGTTGTGGTCTTGGATAGTCAGTCATTTTTACGCATTGCTCATCACCATTAAGCTAAATAACAGAGATAACAGAGGCCGAAGaagcaaaactatttttacCGTCATTATTATGCACATCGTAGGTTAAATTTGAGGCGGGAAAAGTTGGAATGGAGAGGATTAAGTGATGGAAGCAGGAAGTTTTAGTGACAGGTGTGAGTGTGGGAAAAAAGTGAAGCTTTTAGAACTGAGCTGTGACTTTCCGCTCCTTCATGCTTCCCATGAAACAGAGATGAGGGAAATGCTGTTTTGAAAAGCGGCAAAACATTTTCCACTTAATTATGGAGGATCGGGAGAGTCTGTACAGAAGCTCGGCCTGCTCTGATTTGCTCAGCCTCTGTTTACATTCTACCCAGACAGATTACATAAGATGGAACCAAAACATCAGATGAGCGAGATGAGGGCCGGGATGGTGGCTGGCTGGAGAATAAAGAGCTTGTGCTGCAGCCTACACCTCCCCCACTGTACCCGGCATCAATCCCTCCCCACCCAGAAACTCCTTTTTCCGCAATCAGCATGTTCGTACCTGTGTTGCTAATATGGCTGCAGCCCATTAGGAAATGCACCCTTCCGCCCTCCAGCAGTCTCCGTCTTGTTTGATTCTATGAGAGTTTATCACCGACTCTCatgcactcaaacacacacgAGGCTGTTGCGCCTGTAGCGCCACAACTCTGTCCTCACAACAGGTGTTGCTGGACTTTGACCCTCCACAAGCACAAATCGCAGACTGCCGGCACATTCCTCGGATTTGATCAGGTTTTTGTCCACGTTTGTAATGCTCTTCCTTAACCAATGCGAAGCGTCTCCAATCAAAGCCAAGGCGTGTGTGAGTCTCAGGAGCACATTAATAGATGAAGCTCATATGTCTGCAAGCAAAGGCCTGTAAACTGGCTAAAAACATGCATTAGAGTTTACACTGATGGAACAAAGAGGATTTGGATCAAAGGTTCCCATCTGACCTTTGAATAAACACTCCAAATTGTTAAGGAAGAATTATTTTCTACTGACGTCTGACTGGGAAATGTAATCTACTGGTTTTCAGAGACGGACATAGTCTGAATTTCATGTTGGAAAGTACACGTGGATGAGGGTAATCTTTATCCCAAGCAGGTGTCAAGAATTTATTCCTAAAGTGTCTAATGTTTTGCAGAGTGGTAcagtcttttatttaatttgaaatgtcaCATGTGTGCTTGTTTATATCTGTGAAAAATCCATGGCTAAGGAACGGGAAATGGGATAACTTATgacatattgtaatttgttcaCTGGTAAAACTATGAATCTAACCAAGTATTACTTCTAATTAAGTCTGCTTCTGATCAAGTCTGCGGACACACTTGGCATGTGACAAAGTTCAAGAACACACTAaatgcttttagcatatggtgtcactggacaagcagggaggggcttcttcttcttttttctactAGCGGATGTCCGCCATCTGTAGTTGGAAGCGGAttggtgggaaatgtcaaagcggagcaaatcttgcaaatcgttttttctttcacagctttattccgatAAAGAGTTGGTTTCATAGAATTCCATCCGCCCAAACTGGAAATTATTAATTCCAACTACTGTGTGTTAAAGAAGGTGTCCTTTATTCGTCAcaaccaaatccgagtccctgattggtcaaaatttgaCCGAGTTTAGCTTTGAATGCACGTTAAATGGCCACATCTTTAGTACATAGAACCCAAAAACGGTCATAAAAACTTGCATGACTATACCACTGTTCCAATGTACATGGTAAGATTTAGGGAGACGTTTTTGTAAGGGATCTCAACAGACCAAATAAGGAGGGTAACTGCAGACTATCAAAAAGTTGTGATTTGTACACTAATATTTCTTGACCAATGAAGCCTTTGAGTAGCTCATGTTTATGATAACgctgatttttttctcacacTTTAATACATACAGTACTgcccaaaagtttggacacaccttcccattgaTTTGGGGCCTTCTTTAATTTGCTCTGTTAAAAATTGCAAACAACTAAAATGATTTATCTCCATTTAGCTAATTTACAACTAAAAATCTAAGTGTAAacaccttttattttattattttttggttcATCTACTAAAgatgtttcttaaaaaaagaaacaatcttTCAAATGACTGTATtgcacaaaaggaaaaaaatgcacggtggcgcagtggctagcgctcttgcctcacagcaagaaggcctccggttcaagtcccagctgggggacatgaaaaaaaaaaccaacatcaacgggggacctttctgtgtggagtttgcatgttctccccgtgtatgcgtgggttctctccgggagctccggcttcctcccaccgtccaaaaacatgcttcataggttaattggcaactctaaattgtccctaggtgtgagagtgaagtgagagtgtgtgtttgtggacattctaccctgcgacagactggcgacctgtccaggttgtcccctgccttcgcccacaagtggccgggataggttccggcagccccgtgacctcgaaagggaaaaacagtcaagaaaatgaatgaaaaaatgctaTAATTTTCTGACCACATGTCATGTGATCCCATGTCACATACATGCAAATAAAAGAGCAGACCACTTATAAAGATAATTTAAGGGAGTTTGAACACAACTTTAAAAAGCTTgctgaaaaatgatttaaatgcaaccGAGTCCGAAACGGATCGCACAAGTTCGGATTCAATGATGTAAGACTTGATTTAGACAAAAGTTGACTCTACAGTCCAgagagatgaaaataaaaaagttttaatttggTTGTCTTTTGTAGATGAAGATGGATCCTCAGAATGATCATCTGCCGCGCTACTTCAACTCATCAGAGAAGTGGCCCAACAAGATTCATGAACCTCTGGATCAGGGCAACTGTGCTGCTTCGTGGGCCTTCTCAACTGCAGGTGAGGCTTCACATGCTGATGCAGCTAAATGCCCCAAATATCAGATAACTTTACTGCAATAAAGAAGAGCAgcatgaggaaaaaacaaagaagcaaaaaaaagactgcACTGTTGATCTCATTTTCCCTGCaaacgttttgttttattgacagCCGTAGCATCAGACCGAATCTCTATCCAGTCAATGGGGCACATGACCCCTCAGCTGTCCCCCCAAAATCTCATCTCCTGCGATACACGGAACCAAGGAGGCTGTGCTGGAGGACGTATAGACGGAGCCTGGTGGTATCTCCGCCGGCGCGGGTTAGCAACACTCTGAGTAAACACCACGGTGTAGAGATACAAACCTGAGGGTTTCGTGTGTTTTCCTCAATCCAACAGGGTTGTAACAGAGAACTGTTACCCGTATCAGCCTCCACAGCAGGCGCCCGCAGAGGTGGGTCGCTGCATGATGCAGAGCCGCGCAGTTGGCCGGGGAAAGCGGCAGGCAACTCAGCGCTGCCCCAACACATACAACTACCACAATGACATCTACCAGTCCACACCGCCGTACAAGCTGTCCTCCAATGTAAGCAccccccctcaaaaaaaaaagaaaaccaccaGAAAACCCCCCGCATGCATGCACAGACACGAAGCACGGAGGACTTCACAAACATTTCCTGACAGGAATTCTTGTTTCCACAGTTCTGCACGGCAGTCGAGCATTAAAACAGTACTAAACCGTGCACCCTTAAGTCTTCCAGTAACAATGACGCTTTTGCAACACACATACActcatctgttgttttttctgcacaggtttactaactttcttttaaaaaaggatGAAGAACCAGCATTAGTTTACAGCAGGGCAAGAGAAGCCTTTCATCCTCTTCAGCTGCCTGTTTCGTTGATGTTAAGTTGACTTttgaatggatttttttaaataaaactcaaaatactAAAAGTGAAAACCAAATGAGGGATGACAATAAATAATTAACCTTTATTTCTAATATGATGTgatactaaaagaaaaaagtgcataTTAGACAATaagactcttttctttttcaatgtcTGTCCTTTGTCAGAGCTCAAATCTCGACCTGAAATCAGATTTGTGCATTTGGTCCAACATTGCCATAAGTCCATCTCATTGATTTTTGGTAAACTAAATAGAATCCATCAATGAAGACTACGTCTAAAACTACGTAAAAATATTTGACAAGAACCCCCGTGGTGTTCACAGTGGTCAAGCAGGGACgggcttcttcctctttttccttttctactgtttGCTGGCACATgtccagttggaagaggcttggtacgAAAtttcaaagcggtgcaaatttgCTAGCGCCCTTGCAATGGGAGGTATGAATTACCATCATGTCAGGAGAGTGGCCTTAGTTTATCTTCATAAAAGACAAATGCAAATGTCATCAGCACCATGTTCACCAGATAAACCAAATCCATGGCCACGCGATTTGTATGTAGAGGCCGAAAACTGTTGTAAAAGCTTGCGTAGCTATGAGAGCTTTGAACGCAGACGCCAGAGAGGCGCATTTACGCACGcttacacacatttacacagacGTGTTATTGAAAGAGGCTGCTTGAACGCACATTGCTGAGTGCGGTGTCAAATGTAGCTTGAAGAAGAGGGTTTCTTCACTTGTCAGTGATGAACACGTTTGGTGATGATCACGTTTATCATCAGCTTTATAAGCTTGACTTGAAAATGGTGACTCCAAAGTGGTGCCCCTCTCATCTGCCTCACGATGACACCCCTAATCTTTTTGTTAAATACAACATTGGGGTTCAAAAGTCACCCATAATGCCTCCAGACGTCAGCTTGAAACTAAAGCCTACTTGTAATTTCCTTGTCCAGCGTCCGTTCGGACTAAGTGACAGCTGAAGCATTGCAATATCATTGGATCATTGGATTTATGACTTCTCCATTGGCCTGTAGGGTCAACAAAGCAGGCATTAGGAGCAGCAGGCCTTGCTCAACTCAATTGTGTTATCTGGCGTTTAACATCTGGGAGATGATATTCAATCCTCTGTTTTCAGTCATGTGTAATGATCTGTACACTGGTCTCCCTTTCTTTTGCCTGAGTTATTACCTCTGCTTTCTGTTTCAGGAAAAGGAAATTATGAAAGAGATCATGGAGAATGGCCCTGTTCAAGGTAAAGGGATgtctaaatgtgtgtttgtgtgtgtcttcaCCTTAAATttgcttcacaataaaactttaatggCATCAGATCCTCCTTAAAAGACTTTTATTAAGAAGAATAAAACTCTCAACAGTCCTTTGAAGACCCGCAAATCTGAAGATTTACTCACGATGTCATGTTTTTACCAAATGGTTGTGTCTTGCCTCTCATCCCCCGTCTCCTTAtcacaaaatataaaagtttaTGTCATAGCGGTCGAAAGTTTTTTGACTGACCA carries:
- the tinagl1 gene encoding tubulointerstitial nephritis antigen-like — protein: MKLLLTITALLLLVGESTSERILSRRTKRELAGPLHVGGIRDPFGSYCQRRGGCCPGRDDQCTVPYLDTICYCDLFCNRTVSDCCPDFWGHCLGIQPPFIGVCQRNGNKFYTGQTYKENCNLCTCGSSGHWECEKNACLIEADIIHAVNRGNYGWKAANYSQFFGMSLDEGIRYRLGTQRPSRTVMNMNEIQMKMDPQNDHLPRYFNSSEKWPNKIHEPLDQGNCAASWAFSTAAVASDRISIQSMGHMTPQLSPQNLISCDTRNQGGCAGGRIDGAWWYLRRRGVVTENCYPYQPPQQAPAEVGRCMMQSRAVGRGKRQATQRCPNTYNYHNDIYQSTPPYKLSSNEKEIMKEIMENGPVQAIMEVHEDFFVYKNGIYKHTDVSSTKPPQYRKHGTHSVRITGWGEDKDYDGTPRKYWIAANSWGKNWGENGFFRIARGANECEIEAFVIGVWGRISLEDMHNHHHHHRRRHI